One stretch of Cottoperca gobio chromosome 18, fCotGob3.1, whole genome shotgun sequence DNA includes these proteins:
- the drap1 gene encoding dr1-associated corepressor: protein MPSKKKKYNARFPPARIKKIMQTDEEIGKVAAAVPVIISRALELFLESLLTKACQVTQSRNAKTMTTSHLKQCIELEQQFDFLKDLVATVPDMQGEGEENHTEGGGEKVPRRGRKPGSGRKNGGAGSKGKDKKLSGTESEQEDESEDSETDGDEEDGSQSSTNLQAASKFHSSNAPPQYTHMGSMSPTQPQGGMAFAPHPSMISVTPPPPAPEPHKCEDDDDDEDYDS from the exons ATGCCcagcaaaaagaagaaatacaacGCAAGATTCCCCCCG GCAAGGATTAAGAAGATTATGCAGACGGATGAAGAAATAGGCAAAGTGGCTGCAGCAGTACCAGTTATTATTT CGAGAGCCCTGGAGCTTTTTTTGGAATCATTGCTTACAAAGGCCTGTCAAGTCACCCAGTCTAGGAATGCAAAGACAATGACAACGTCGCATCT AAAGCAGTGCATTGAGCTGGAGCAACAGTTTGATTTCTTGAAAGACCTGGTGGCAACGGTGCCGGACATGCAGGGCGAGGGGGAAGAGAACCACACTGAGGGGGGAGGAGAAAAAGTCCCACGCAG GGGGAGAAAACCGGGTTCTGGCCGCAAGAATGGGGGGGCTGGCTCCAAAGGCAAAGACAAGAAGTTATCTGGCACAGAGTCGGAACAAGAG GATGAATCTGAAGACAGCGAGACAGATGGGGACGAGGAGGACGGCTCTCAGTCAAGCACAAATCTGCAGGCTGCATCTAAGTTCCACAG CTCAAACGCACCCCCCCAGTACACGCACATGGGCAGCATGTCTCCCACACAGCCCCAGGGCGGCATGGCCTTCGCCCCCCACCCATCCATGATAAGTGTCACACCGCCTCCCCCAGCCCCTGAGCCGCACAAATGCGAGgatgacgacgacgacgaaGACTATGACTCTTAG
- the c18h11orf68 gene encoding UPF0696 protein C11orf68 homolog — MRKDNKLQRLQDKIKDLCNSLTDNMEEEEAPVEGAVQTPFAAEIYAAEAMAADMDPWIVFDSRRTPRSEFDGWLESNGPSQVDRFGNEEGGVSPVGWIAVLGLNHCPSVGDVMGLQESWEKLLASGRPVSFQTVKELALNHRVLTGKWLMHLDTGFKLDHAWECVARAALDGNISLVKVSPHNAKGDGKQVICAYNENFTDESDVLRLDSVIRATGVKCSLTYKPDVYTYLGIYRNNRWKLCPTIYESKFNLECVPRRSHIVNRITNLEVT; from the exons ATGCGGAAGGACAACAAACTCCAACGCCTGCAG GATAAGATCAAGGACTTGTGTAATAGCCTCACAGACAatatggaggaggaagaggcccCTGTCGAAGGCGCGGTGCAGACCCCCTTTGCTGCAGAGATCTATGCCGCCGAGGCCATGGCTGCAGACATGGATCCCTGGATTGTGTTTGACTCGAGAAGAACTCCTAGATCCGAGTTTGATGGCTGGCTAGAGAGCAACGGGCCCTCACAAGTGGACAGATTTGGTAATGAGGAAGGTGGGGTTAGCCCTGTGGGGTGGATCGCTGTGCTGGGCCTAAACCACTGCCCCAGTGTCGGGGACGTTATGGGTCTCCAGGAGAGCTGGGAGAAACTTTTGGCCAGTGGCCGGCCTGTCAGCTTCCAGACAGTGAAGGAGCTGGCACTCAACCATAGAGTGCTCACAGGCAAATGGTTGATGCACTTGGACACTGGTTTCAAGTTGGACCATGCCTGGGAGTGTGTGGCCAGAGCAGCCCTGGATGGCAATATCTCCCTAGTCAAAGTCAGCCCCCATAATGCCAAGGGAGATGGCAAGCAGGTAATTTGTGCCTATAACGAGAACTTCACTGATGAGAGCGACGTTTTAAGGCTGGACTCAGTCATTCGTGCCACAGGGGTCAAATGCTCTCTCACCTACAAGCCGGACGTGTACACATACCTGGGAATCTACAGAAACAACCGCTGGAAACTTTGTCCAACAATATATGAGAGCAAATTTAACTTGGAGTGTGTTCCCCGGCGTTCCCACATTGTCAACAGAATCACCAATCTTGAAGTAACATAA